A genome region from Erythrolamprus reginae isolate rEryReg1 chromosome 4, rEryReg1.hap1, whole genome shotgun sequence includes the following:
- the PCDH20 gene encoding protocadherin-20 produces the protein MGQPSSPGSRRAAGQRTLPNIFIFLLFLEPFNCFASYSRASELFYSINEGLPAGFLIGNLAQDLQLVGTSEDEGKGGLMRNQEADQWGKSPLSFSFASQGLGSQYINLDNQTGVLCTSAQEIDRETLCLEDNIGSTVVSSSSSSPLPSLESCLLLLDILVLPQEYFRLVKVKIAIHDINDNAPWFPVPQIHLSVPENSPVNTRLVIEHPAVDPDMGTNGVQTYQLQEDYGVFTLDVEENESGERTPYLIVMGALDRETTDQYVSLIIVEDGGIPPLLGSATLTIDISDINDNCPQFNETQISVTIFGNSSIGLHIASVHAVDIDHGINAEITYSYSQKVPFLSRTLFHLNESTGVIKLFKRINGDTPLLHRLSVLANGPGCIPAVITVLVSIIKVTMRPPEVIPRFIANEVEGVVYLRELEPVHTPIAFFTIKDPDEKYKVDCYLEGDGPFQLTPYQPYRNEYLLETTKPLDYEVQQLYEVSVVAWNTEGFHVNKIIKVQVLDDNDNSPVFSEALVELTIEENNAPNAFLAKLHATDADSGERGQVSYFLGPEAPSYFSLDKVTGILTVSTQLDREEREKYRYTVRAVDSGIPPRESIATVTLSVLDKNDNSPRFINKDFSFFVPENFPGFGEIGVISVTDADIGQNGWVALSVVNKSDIFVIDTGKGVLRAKVSLDREQQSSYVLWVEAVDGGDPPLSSTAKITILLLDINDNPPLVLFPQSNMSYLLVLPSTLPGSPITEVYAIDNDTGMNAVIAYSIIGRRGPRPESFKINPKTGNITLEESLMQNDYGLYRLLVKVSDHGYPEPLHSTVMVNLFVNDTVSNESYIESLLRRESDISIEEKEPQISIEPTHRRADAVSCMPTLVTLSIISLSSISLVTGMGIYICLRKEKKYHRGDEGLEVQIPLNGRIDLHLLEKKPVEISNI, from the exons ATGGGGCAGCCATCCAGCCCTGGGAGCAGAAGAGCCGCCGGTCAGAGGACTCTGCCG AATATCTTCATTTTCCTGCTTTTCTTGGAGCCATTCAACTGCTTTGCAAGCTACAGTCGGGCCAGCGAACTCTTCTACAGCATCAACGAAGGACTCCCCGCTGGGTTCCTCATTGGGAACCTCGCCCAGGATTTACAGCTTGTAGGGACTTCAGAGGATGAAGGAAAGGGAGGACTGATGCGGAACCAGGAGGCCGACCAATGGGGGAAAAGTCCGCTTTCCTTCagctttgcctcccaaggactggGAAGCCAATACATCAATCTGGACAATCAGACAGGGGTCCTGTGCACCTCTGCCCAGGAAATTGACCGAGAAACACTATGCTTGGAGGATAACATTGGCTCCACTGTGgtttcatcttcttcctcttctccactTCCATCCTTAGAGTCGTGCTTGCTCTTGCTAGATATTCTGGTGTTGCCCCAGGAGTATTTCCGTCTGGTCAAGGTGAAGATTGCCATCCATGACATCAATGATAACGCACCCTGGTTCCCTGTGCCACAGATACACCTCTCCGTGCCTGAAAATTCACCCGTCAATACCCGTTTAGTTATTGAGCATCCAGCTGTGGACCCGGATATGGGAACCAATGGGGTGCAGACATACCAACTTCAAGAAGATTATGGGGTTTTTACGTTGGACGTAGAGGAGAATGAAAGTGGAGAGAGAACACCTTATCTGATTGTCATGGGTGCCCTGGACAGGGAGACCACCGACCAATATGTTTCTCTTATAATTGTAGAGGATGGTGGCATTCCGCCACTGTTGGGTAGTGCCACCCTCACCATTGATATCAGTGACATTAATGACAACTGTCCCCAGTTCAATGAGACTCAAATCAGCGTCACCATCTTTGGAAACTCTAGCATTGGGTTACACATAGCTTCGGTCCATGCTGTGGATATCGATCACGGAATCAATGCCGAGATAACCTATTCCTACAGCCAAAAAGTCCCTTTTCTCTCCCGCACCCTCTTCCATCTTAACGAAAGCACGGGAGTGATTAAATTGTTCAAGAGGATTAACGGAGACACACCACTTCTGCACCGGCTGAGTGTGTTGGCCAACGGTCCGGGTTGCATCCCAGCGGTGATCACCGTGTTGGTATCCATCATCAAAGTCACTATGAGACCTCCTGAAGTCATTCCTCGCTTCATAGCTAACGAAGTAGAGGGGGTGGTTTACCTGAGAGAGTTGGAACCTGTCCACACCCCCATTGCTTTTTTTACGATCAAGGACCCCGATGAAAAATACAAAGTCGATTGCTATTTGGAGGGGGATGGCCCTTTCCAATTGACCCCTTATCAACCCTATCGCAATGAGTATCTTTTGGAGACTACCAAGCCTTTGGATTATGAGGTTCAGCAGTTGTACGAGGTCTCGGTGGTTGCGTGGAATACAGAGGGGTTTCATGTGAACAAAATCATCAAAGTGCAGGTTTTGGATGATAATGACAACTCTCCCGTTTTCTCCGAAGCCTTGGTAGAATTAACGATAGAGGAAAACAATGCCCCCAATGCATTTTTGGCCAAACTGCATGCCACGGATGCTGACAGCGGAGAACGAGGCCAAGTGTCCTACTTCCTTGGGCCCGAGGcaccttcctatttttccttagACAAAGTTACTGGGATCCTTACCGTTTCTACCCAGCTGGATCGAGAAGAACGAGAGAAATACCGCTACACTGTCAGAGCTGTGGATTCGGGCATCCCTCCGCGAGAATCCATTGCCACCGTGACCCTCTCTGTTTTGGATAAAAATGACAACAGCCCAAGATTTATCAACAAGGATTTCAGTTTCTTTGTACCAGAGAATTTCCCGGGCTTCGGTGAAATTGGAGTTATAAGCGTCACTGATGCAGATATTGGGCAAAATGGATGGGTCGCCCTTTCTGTGGTCAACAAAAGTGATATTTTTGTGATTGACACCGGCAAAGGTGTGTTGAGAGCCAAGGTCTCTCTCGACAGGGAGCAACAGAGTTCCTACGTCTTGTGGGTTGAAGCAGTGGATGGAGGTGACCCGCCCTTATCCTCGACTGCTAAAATCACCATACTTTTGCTAGACATAAATGATAACCCCCCCTTGGTTTTGTTTCCCCAGTCTAACATGTCTTACCTTCTAGTCCTTCCTTCTACATTGCCCGGATCTCCTATCACCGAAGTCTATGCTATAGACAACGACACCGGTATGAATGCGGTGATCGCCTACAGCATTATCGGGAGAAGAGGCCCTCGGCCTGAGTCCTTCAAGATCAACCCCAAAACGGGCAACATCACCTTGGAAGAGTCGCTCATGCAAAATGATTATGGACTGTATCGACTTCTGGTGAAGGTTAGTGACCATGGCTATCCAGAACCTCTGCATTCCACCGTCATGGTGAACCTCTTCGTCAATGACACCGTGAGCAATGAGAGTTATATCGAAAGCCTTCTTAGGAGAGAGTCCGACATCAGCATCGAGGAGAAGGAACCCCAGATTTCCATAGAGCCCACCCACAGGAGAGCAGATGCTGTATCCTGTATGCCCACTTTGGTCACCCTCTCCATAATAAGCTTGAGTTCCATCAGCCTGGTGACAGGTATGGGGATTTATATTTGcctaaggaaggagaaaaaataccACAGAGGGGACGAGGGTTTGGAAGTGCAAATCCCATTAAATGGGAGGATTGACCTGCATCTGCTAGAGAAGAAACCGGTGGAAATTTCCAACATCTGA